Proteins found in one Ovis aries strain OAR_USU_Benz2616 breed Rambouillet chromosome 19, ARS-UI_Ramb_v3.0, whole genome shotgun sequence genomic segment:
- the LOC114109375 gene encoding survival motor neuron protein-like — protein MAMGGGGGGGSGGSGGSFPEPEDSVLFRRGTGESDDSDVWDDTALIKAYDKAVASFKHAQKNGDISEASEKPKGTPKRKSAKNKSQRKNTSSPSKQWKVGDKCCAIWSEDGCIYPATIASIDFKRETCVVVYTGYGNREEQNLSDLLSPTSEVANIEQNAQENENESQISTDESENSSRSPLNKPNNTRSRAAPWTSFLPPPPHMPGSGLGPGKAGLNFSGPPPPPPPPPHFLSCWLPPFPAGPPMIPPPPPICPDSLDDADALGSMLISWYMSGYHTGYYMGFKQSQKEGRHSHFN, from the coding sequence ATGGCgatgggcggcggcggcggtgggggCAGTGGCGGCAGTGGCGGCAGCTTCCCGGAGCCGGAGGACTCGGTACTGTTCCGGCGCGGCACTGGCGAGAGTGATGATTCTGATGTTTGGGATGATACAGCATTGATAAAAGCATATGATAAAGCTGTGGCTTCATTTAAGCACGCTCAGAAGAACGGTGACATTTCCGAAGCCTCAGAAAAACCAAAAGGCACACCTAAAAGAAAATCTGCTAAGAATAAAAGCCAAAGAAAGAACACCTCAAGTCCTTCAAAGCAGTGGAAAGTTGGTGACAAATGTTGTGCCATTTGGTCAGAAGACGGGTGCATTTACCCAGCTACTATCGCTTCAATTGATTTTAAGAGAGAAACCTGTGTTGTGGTTTACACTGGATATGGAAATAGAGAGGAGCAAAATCTGTCTGATCTACTTTCCCCAACCTCTGAAGTAGCTAATATAGAGCAAAATGCTcaggagaatgaaaatgaaagtcaaattTCAACAGATGAAAGTGAGAACTCCTCCAGGTCTCCTCTAAATAAACCAAATAATACCAGGTCGAGAGCTGCTCCGTGGACCTCTTTTCTGCCCCCACCACCCCATATGCCAGGATCAGGCCTGGGACCAGGAAAGGCGGGTCTAAACTTCAGTGGCCCAccgccgccacccccacccccaccgcattTCCTGTCCTGCTGGCTGCCTCCATTTCCTGCTGGACCACCAATGattcccccaccacctcccatATGTCCAGATTCTCTGGATGATGCTGATGCTTTGGGAAGTATGTTAATCTCTTGGTACATGAGTGGTTATCATACTGGTTATTACATGGGTTTCAAACAAAGTCAAAAAGAAGGAAGGCACTCACATTTCAATTAA